Proteins encoded by one window of Manihot esculenta cultivar AM560-2 chromosome 10, M.esculenta_v8, whole genome shotgun sequence:
- the LOC110625221 gene encoding probable zinc metallopeptidase EGY3, chloroplastic: MAATVFTASYSSLSPCSHRNNKNQNNSFSSFSFSICSRNKPRKSLKFTIRNEHESGARKKLSVSSSAKHSFGQNTQISFSIVTRENLSQPIKFSVKDEQESEKTSSSVAVVTEENESIKRASEASGHEMGTSKETDSEEEKEKQQEMDWKTDEEFKKFMGNPSIEAAIKLEKKRADRKLKELDRQSSDNPIMGFFNSLVRNSLAREKERLEMAEETFKALDLNKLKSCFGFDTFFATDVRRFGDGGIFIGNLRRPIDEVIPKLEKKLSEAAGREVVVWFMEEKNDEITKQACVVQPKSEMDLQFESTKLSTPWGYLSAVALCVATFGTIALMSGFFLKPDATIDDYIADVIPLFGGFLSILGVSEIATRVTAARYGVKLSPSFLVPSNWTGCLGVMNNYESLLPNKKALFDIPVARTASAYLTSLALAIAAFVADGSFNGGDNALYIRPQFFYNNPLLSFVQYVIGPYTDDLGNVLPYAVEGVGVPVDPLAFAGLLGMVVTSLNLLPCGRLEGGRIAQAMFGRSTAAVLSFATSLLLGIGGLSGSVLCLAWGLFATFFRGGEEVPAKDEITPLGNERYAWGIVLGLICFLTLFPNGGGTFSNPFLSDPFFRGDL; this comes from the exons ATGGCTGCCACTGTCTTCACTGCTTCCTATTCTTCTCTATCTCCCTGTTCTCACAGAAACAACAAGAACCAGAACAACTCATTTAgcagtttttctttttcaatatgTTCCAGGAACAAACCAAGAAAATCCCTCAAATTCACAATCAGAAATGAGCATGAAAGTGGAGCTAGAAAGAAGCTGTCTGTATCATCTTCTGCAAAGCACTCGTTTGGGCAAAACACCCAGATTTCATTCTCAATTGTGACAAGAGAAAATTTGTCACAGCCTATTAAATTCTCAGTTAAAGATGAGCAAGAAAGTGAGAAGACTTCATCTTCTGTGGCTGTGGTTACTGAAGAGAATGAGAGTATAAAAAGGGCGAGTGAAGCCTCTGGCCACGAAATGGGAACGAGCAAGGAAACTGATTcggaggaagaaaaagagaaacaaCAAGAAATGGATTGGAAGACAGATGAGGAATTCAAGAAGTTTATGGGAAATCCCTCGATTGAGGCAGCAATAAAGCTGGAGAAGAAGAGAGCTGATAGGAAGCTCAAGGAACTTGACAGGCAAAGTAGTGATAATCCAATTATGGGATTCTTTAATAGCTTAGTTCGTAATAGTTTGGCTAGAGAGAAGGAGCGGCTGGAGATGGCTGAGGAGACTTTTAAGGCCCTTGATCTCAATAAG CTAAAGAGCTGTTTTGGATTTGATACATTCTTTGCAACGGATGTTCGAAGATTTGGTGATGGAGGGATTTTTATTGGAAATTTAAGAAGACCAATTGATGAGGTCATTCCTAAACTGGAGAAAAAACTGTCTGAAGCAGCAGGGAGGGAGGTCGTTGTATGGTTCATGGAGGAAAAAAATGATGAAATTACAAAACAG GCTTGtgtggtgcaaccaaagtcagAAATGGATCTCCAGTTTGAGTCAACCAAGCTGAGTACACCCTGGGGTTATCTGAGTGCTGTAGCTTTATGTGTTGCAACTTTTGGGACCATAGCTTTGATGAGTGGCTTCTTCCTTAAACCAGATGCAACTATCGACGACTACATAGCTGATGTTATTCCCCTTTTTGGtggttttctctccattttagGAGTTTCTGAG ATAGCAACAAGAGTTACAGCAGCTCGTTATGGTGTTAAACTCAGCCCATCTTTTCTTGTTCCATCCAATTGGACAGGATGCTTGGGGGTCATGAATAACTACGAATCCTTGCTTCCGAACAAAAAAGCTCTTTTTGATATTCCAGTGGCACGCACAGCCAGTGCATATTTGACATCATTAGCGCTGGCAATTGCTGCTTTTGTAGCTGATGGTAGTTTCAATGGTGGCGATAATGCCTT GTATATAAGGCCACAATTCTTCTACAATAATCCCTTACTTTCCTTTGTCCAATATGTTATTGGACCTTATACAGATGACCTTGGAAATGTATTGCCTTATGCAGTGGAGGGTGTGGGGGTTCCTGTTGATCCCCTTGCTTTTGCTGGACTTTTAG GAATGGTGGTGACATCTTTGAATCTGTTGCCCTGTGGAAGACTTGAAGGCGGTCGCATAGCGCAAGCTATGTTCGGAAGAAGCACAGCTGCTGTGCTTTCTTTTGCAACATCCCTGTTGCTGGGCATTGGTGGTCTAAGTGGAAGTGTCCTGTGTCTGGCCTGGGGATTATTCGCAACCTTTTTTCGAGGCGGTGAGGAAGTACCTGCTAAAGATGAGATTACTCCTTTGGGAAATGAAAGATATGCTTGGGGCATTGTTCTTGGCCTTATCTGTTTCCTCACTCTTTTCCCCAATGGAGGAGGAACATTCTCCAATCCATTCTTAAGTGACCCATTTTTCAGGGGTGATCTGTAA
- the LOC110624126 gene encoding protein SHORT HYPOCOTYL IN WHITE LIGHT 1, with translation MSFTVTLSSPISFSQTHHHRHRLRTHWFQSLPKSTIRFLSLKSPPPFLLLPQASRRNSSNNTNLVDDPRNWSRSINNELLDDEDEEEEDDEDEEEDRSLDLLVRFVENVFKKVSKRARKAVRSVLPASISTKLVGFSVNGVLILACLWVLKAFLEVVCTLGSVVFASILLIRGIWAGITYLQENRYLNMNEHDDDHAWTGTQPAN, from the exons ATGTCATTTACAGTCACTCTATCTTCTCCCATTTCCTTCTCTCAAACCCACCACCACCGGCACCGGCTAAGAACTCACTGGTTCCAGTCGCTTCCCAAGTCGACCATCCGATTTCTTTCTCTCAAATCTCCCCCTCCTTTTCTTCTGCTTCCTCAAGCTTCTAGGAGGAATTCTAGTAATAATACTAATCTCGTAGATGATCCTCGGAATTGGAGTCGATCGATTAACAATGAATTGTTGGATGATGAAGATGAGGAGGAAGAAGACGATGAGGATGAGGAAGAAGATAGGAGTTTGGATCTGTTAGTTAGGTTCGTTGAAAATGTTTTCAAGAAGGTGTCTAAAAGAGCCAGGAAGGCTGTGCGATCAGTCTTGCCTGCTTCCATCTCCACCAAATTG GTGGGGTTTTCAGTAAATGGGGTCCTAATTCTCGCATGTTTGTGGGTTTTGAAGGCATTTCTTGAG GTGGTTTGCACACTTGGAAGTGTAGTTTTTGCAAGCATCTTACTCATACGTGGAATATGGGCTGGAATAACTTATCTACAAGAAAACCGTTATCTTAATATGAATGAACATGATGATGACCACGCATGGACTGGCACACAACCTGCTAATTGA